Proteins found in one Nostoc sp. NIES-3756 genomic segment:
- a CDS encoding response regulator gives MRILLVEDDELIGELLVKSLTSQHYTVDFAKDGQEGWDLAELYTYDLILLDLILPKLDGISFCRRLRAAGNQTPILLLTAQDTSTIKVTGLDAGADDYMAKPFDFQELLARIRALLRRGGSVLPPLLEWNNLRLDPSTCEVTCDGKLLHLTPKEYGLLELFLRNSHRIFSCSSLIDHLWSFEEPPTEDTVRSHIKGLRQKLKASGIAGDPIDTVYGIGYRLKPVQVIDKEELTTEKVTADAGVANRVENGVTKIWGEVVEKIEERVAVIEQASSKLLLNKASEEIRSKAKLEAHKLAGSLGMFGSDEGSRLAQEIESLLDNGKALKPAAKKHLGQVVGALRQELQNLKSGSQSAPLPVESVADDRPLLLIIDQDQKFVQELVRESKQQGLRVETAPDAIASRQLIAKNSPNFVLLDLSTTDHPDNSLNLLAELSNRTPPIPVVVLTTEDSLLNRVKVAHLGGRGILLKPVTPSQVLETVNQTLQQFQAAEARVMIVDDDPQILTALQALLSPWGIKVYTLDNPQRFLAAMQYAKPELLIIDMEMAGISGMELCQIARKEPQWTSLPILFLTTHNDTATRHQIFAAGADDYINKPIVEPELLARILNRLERTRWLRSLAEIDTLTFVANRRKSTQELNKHLQWSEAHQQPLSFAILELDYLKQINYTYGHAVGDRVLSRLGEMLKQSFHSQDVVGRWGGTEFVVGMPGMTKPEAVRRLVEILKEFRQIKFTGTNNQSFHATFSTAVVAYPQDGDKLEALYQAADALLNQAKAAGRNRVL, from the coding sequence ATGAGAATTTTATTGGTAGAAGATGACGAACTAATAGGCGAATTACTTGTTAAATCGCTAACAAGTCAGCACTATACTGTGGATTTCGCCAAAGATGGGCAAGAAGGCTGGGATTTAGCGGAGTTATATACCTATGACTTGATTTTGCTAGATTTAATCCTGCCTAAGCTAGATGGAATTAGCTTTTGTCGTCGGTTACGAGCGGCTGGCAATCAAACACCAATTCTTTTGTTAACTGCCCAAGACACCAGCACTATCAAAGTGACAGGATTAGATGCTGGGGCTGATGATTATATGGCTAAACCTTTTGATTTTCAAGAGTTATTAGCGAGAATCAGGGCTTTACTACGTCGTGGTGGTTCTGTTTTACCACCTCTGTTGGAGTGGAACAACCTACGACTTGATCCCAGCACTTGTGAAGTCACCTGTGATGGAAAACTATTGCATTTAACACCTAAAGAATATGGCTTACTAGAACTATTTCTCCGCAACAGCCACCGGATTTTTAGTTGTAGTTCTTTAATAGACCATTTGTGGTCATTTGAAGAACCACCCACAGAAGATACAGTCAGATCCCACATTAAAGGATTGCGGCAAAAACTGAAAGCATCAGGAATAGCAGGAGATCCCATTGATACAGTTTATGGTATTGGGTATCGACTCAAGCCAGTGCAGGTAATAGACAAAGAGGAATTAACCACAGAGAAAGTTACAGCCGATGCTGGCGTTGCTAATCGAGTGGAAAATGGGGTAACAAAAATCTGGGGGGAAGTAGTAGAGAAAATCGAGGAGCGAGTAGCGGTAATTGAGCAAGCTTCTAGTAAGTTGTTACTAAATAAAGCTAGTGAGGAAATACGGTCTAAAGCCAAGCTGGAGGCTCACAAGTTAGCGGGTTCTTTGGGAATGTTTGGTTCTGATGAGGGTTCCCGCCTAGCTCAAGAAATTGAATCGTTGTTAGATAATGGCAAGGCTCTAAAACCTGCTGCTAAAAAGCATTTAGGGCAAGTAGTGGGAGCATTGCGCCAGGAATTACAAAACCTCAAATCTGGGTCTCAATCAGCACCATTACCAGTTGAATCAGTAGCAGACGATCGCCCTTTACTGTTAATTATTGATCAAGACCAAAAATTCGTTCAGGAATTAGTCAGGGAGAGCAAACAACAAGGGTTGCGGGTGGAAACAGCCCCAGATGCGATCGCCTCTAGACAATTGATAGCGAAAAACTCTCCAAACTTTGTCCTACTCGACCTTTCTACCACAGACCATCCCGACAATTCCCTCAATTTGTTGGCAGAACTGAGCAACCGTACTCCGCCAATACCAGTGGTAGTCTTAACTACTGAGGACAGTTTACTCAACCGGGTTAAAGTTGCTCATTTGGGTGGTAGGGGAATTTTACTCAAACCTGTCACTCCATCTCAAGTCTTAGAAACCGTCAACCAAACACTACAACAATTCCAGGCGGCGGAAGCACGGGTAATGATTGTGGATGATGACCCACAAATATTAACAGCACTCCAAGCTTTACTTAGTCCTTGGGGAATAAAGGTTTATACCCTCGACAATCCCCAACGGTTTTTAGCAGCAATGCAATATGCAAAGCCAGAACTGTTAATTATAGATATGGAAATGGCAGGAATTAGTGGTATGGAGTTATGCCAAATTGCTCGTAAAGAACCCCAGTGGACTAGTTTACCAATCCTCTTTCTGACCACTCATAACGATACTGCAACTAGACATCAAATATTTGCCGCAGGCGCGGATGATTATATAAATAAGCCAATTGTCGAACCAGAACTATTAGCCAGGATTCTCAATCGCCTAGAACGCACACGCTGGTTACGGAGTTTAGCAGAAATCGACACGCTGACATTTGTAGCTAATCGTCGCAAATCTACCCAGGAATTAAACAAGCATCTTCAATGGAGTGAAGCTCATCAACAACCTCTCAGCTTCGCTATTTTAGAATTGGACTACCTGAAGCAAATTAATTATACCTACGGTCATGCAGTAGGCGATCGCGTTTTATCCCGATTGGGAGAAATGTTAAAGCAGAGCTTTCATAGCCAGGATGTAGTCGGGCGTTGGGGAGGAACGGAGTTTGTTGTAGGTATGCCGGGTATGACTAAACCTGAAGCAGTCAGACGACTAGTGGAAATACTGAAAGAATTTAGACAAATAAAATTTACTGGTACTAATAATCAGTCCTTCCACGCCACCTTCAGCACCGCAGTTGTAGCGTATCCCCAAGACGGTGACAAACTTGAAGCGCTTTACCAAGCTGCTGACGCACTTCTCAACCAAGCCAAGGCGGCTGGGAGAAATCGGGTGTTATAG
- a CDS encoding TVP38/TMEM64 family protein yields MTKNQFLRLFTITLVLAIAFLTNQAPASASPNSFNPQAVLRDALQWIDGLGSVGAIAFIALYIISTVAFLPGSILTLGAGVVFGVVWGSIYVFVGATVGATAAFLVGRYLARGWVAKKIADNQKFAAIDQAVSKEGLKIVLLTRLSPVFPFNLLNYAFGITGVSLKDYVIGSVGMIPGTIMYVYIGSLAGNLAMIGTDSQPSNPTLQWTIRIFGFIATLVVTVYVTRIAQKALEKEVL; encoded by the coding sequence ATGACAAAAAATCAGTTTTTGAGATTATTTACCATAACATTGGTGTTAGCGATCGCCTTCTTAACCAACCAAGCACCAGCATCAGCTAGTCCTAACTCTTTTAATCCCCAGGCTGTTTTACGTGATGCGTTGCAATGGATTGATGGACTGGGAAGCGTAGGAGCGATCGCATTTATAGCACTATATATTATTTCTACAGTCGCCTTTTTGCCTGGGTCAATCCTCACCTTGGGTGCTGGTGTTGTCTTTGGTGTCGTTTGGGGTTCTATTTACGTCTTTGTCGGTGCAACCGTTGGTGCTACGGCTGCATTTTTGGTAGGGCGATATTTAGCTAGAGGTTGGGTAGCTAAGAAAATTGCCGACAACCAAAAATTTGCGGCTATAGACCAAGCTGTTAGTAAAGAAGGCTTAAAAATAGTTTTATTAACCAGACTATCTCCTGTATTTCCTTTCAATTTATTAAATTACGCCTTCGGAATTACCGGAGTTTCACTTAAAGATTATGTTATCGGCTCTGTAGGCATGATTCCTGGAACCATCATGTACGTTTATATTGGTTCTTTAGCCGGGAATCTAGCAATGATTGGTACAGACTCACAACCAAGCAACCCCACGCTGCAATGGACAATTAGGATTTTCGGTTTTATTGCTACTTTGGTTGTAACAGTGTATGTAACTCGAATTGCTCAGAAAGCTTTAGAAAAAGAAGTCTTGTAA
- a CDS encoding TVP38/TMEM64 family protein, whose protein sequence is MIPKNQPRLNSKHKLLLIAFIITTLIILARQFNIQALFQTLILWVQGLGILGPIVYMIIYNLATLLFIPGSLLTFKGGCLFGAFWGSVYVLIAATVGATLAFLIGRYLSRDWVVQQIEKYPKFKAIDQAVAKEGWKIVLLTRLSPVFPFNLLNYAFGITQISLKDYMLGSLGIAPGTIMYVYIGSLAGDLALTNTNHQPVTPETQIWQWIMQGLGLIATVCVTVYITKIAQKALNQSVEGRR, encoded by the coding sequence ATGATTCCCAAAAATCAGCCTCGATTAAATAGCAAACACAAACTATTATTAATAGCTTTTATTATCACTACCTTGATAATTTTGGCACGACAATTTAATATTCAGGCACTTTTCCAAACATTAATTTTGTGGGTGCAAGGTCTTGGTATTCTAGGGCCGATTGTTTACATGATTATCTACAACTTGGCAACTTTGTTATTTATTCCTGGTTCTCTACTTACCTTCAAAGGTGGTTGCTTATTTGGTGCATTTTGGGGTTCAGTTTATGTGTTGATAGCGGCTACTGTTGGCGCTACCTTAGCCTTTCTCATTGGGCGCTATCTGTCACGAGATTGGGTAGTGCAGCAAATAGAAAAATATCCAAAATTTAAAGCAATTGATCAAGCTGTGGCAAAGGAAGGATGGAAAATTGTTCTATTGACTAGGCTTTCTCCTGTCTTTCCTTTTAACTTATTAAATTATGCTTTTGGTATTACCCAAATATCTTTAAAAGATTATATGTTAGGCTCCTTGGGAATTGCGCCAGGAACTATCATGTATGTTTATATTGGTTCTCTGGCTGGAGATTTAGCCCTAACTAATACCAATCATCAACCAGTTACCCCAGAAACGCAAATTTGGCAATGGATAATGCAAGGGTTGGGTTTGATAGCAACTGTGTGTGTAACTGTATATATAACCAAAATTGCTCAAAAGGCTTTAAATCAAAGTGTCGAGGGCAGAAGATGA
- a CDS encoding pentapeptide repeat-containing protein, whose protein sequence is MSEVNYQQPISTVATLIDLYTTGRRDFSRAELGNANLQDTNLKGSDLSYADLSTANLKGANLRGTDLSYADLSQANLQDADLRGALLLSANLRQANLQGAKLEKADCDRNTHFPESFDLVKAKLQIRE, encoded by the coding sequence ATGTCTGAAGTCAATTATCAACAGCCCATTAGTACAGTAGCTACACTCATCGATCTGTACACTACGGGAAGACGTGATTTTAGCCGTGCCGAACTGGGTAATGCGAATTTACAAGATACGAACCTCAAAGGTTCTGATCTCAGCTATGCGGACTTAAGTACAGCTAACCTCAAAGGAGCCAACCTTCGTGGAACTGACTTAAGCTATGCTGATCTGAGTCAAGCTAATTTGCAAGATGCAGATTTGCGCGGTGCGCTATTACTGTCCGCAAATCTCCGCCAAGCTAACCTACAAGGAGCGAAGTTAGAAAAAGCTGATTGCGATCGCAATACTCATTTTCCCGAAAGTTTTGATTTAGTAAAAGCCAAGTTGCAAATTAGAGAATAA
- the argS gene encoding arginine--tRNA ligase, with the protein MNATQEQLKVKLEQAMVAAFGDEYATVDPILVPASNPKFGDYQANVALSLSKKLGQQPRAIASAIVEKLDVSEICETPEIAGPGFINLKLKTAYLEAQLNAIHADSRLGVPTAKHPQREIVDFSSPNIAKEMHVGHLRSTIIGDSIARILEFRGHDVLRLNHVGDWGTQFGMLIAYLREVYPQALTTANALDIGDLVSFYRKAKQRFDADEAFQETARQEVVRLQAGAEDTLHAWKLLCEQSRQEFQVIYDLLNITLTERGESFYNPLLPTVVEDLEKSGLLVENEGAKCVFLDGFKNREGEPLPLIVKKSDGGYNYATTDLAALRYRIQKDEAKRIIYVTDAGQANHFAQFIQVARKAGWIPDNVELVHVPFGLVLGEDGKKFKTRSGDTVRLRDLLDEAISRERADLETRLKEEERQETPEFIDKVAQVVGISAVKYADLSQNRTSNYIFSYDKMLDLKGNTAPYMLYAYARIQGISRKGEIDFAQLGDNAKVILQHETEFALAKYLLQLGEIISTVEEDLLPNRLCEYLYELSKKFNVFYDRNQGVPVLNAEEPMRTSRLVLCDLTARTLKLGLSLLGIEVLERM; encoded by the coding sequence ATGAACGCTACACAAGAACAACTAAAAGTAAAACTTGAGCAGGCAATGGTTGCTGCTTTTGGCGATGAGTACGCCACAGTAGATCCGATTTTAGTTCCTGCTAGCAATCCTAAGTTTGGTGATTATCAAGCCAATGTTGCTTTGTCATTGAGTAAGAAGTTAGGACAGCAACCGAGAGCGATCGCCTCTGCTATTGTTGAGAAACTAGATGTATCCGAAATCTGCGAAACACCTGAAATTGCTGGCCCTGGTTTTATTAACCTGAAGCTAAAAACAGCATACCTAGAAGCGCAACTTAACGCCATTCATGCAGACTCCCGCTTAGGAGTTCCCACAGCCAAACACCCACAACGGGAAATTGTCGATTTTTCCAGTCCGAATATTGCTAAGGAAATGCACGTCGGACACTTGCGTTCTACTATTATCGGTGATTCCATCGCCCGGATTTTGGAATTTCGCGGACATGATGTTTTGCGGCTAAATCATGTGGGTGACTGGGGTACGCAATTCGGAATGTTAATTGCTTACCTACGGGAAGTTTACCCCCAAGCGCTGACAACTGCTAATGCTTTAGATATTGGTGATTTAGTTAGTTTTTACCGCAAAGCCAAACAAAGGTTTGATGCAGACGAAGCCTTCCAAGAAACAGCACGCCAAGAAGTTGTGAGATTACAAGCAGGTGCAGAAGATACTCTACATGCTTGGAAGTTGTTATGTGAACAATCACGCCAAGAATTTCAAGTAATTTATGATTTGCTAAATATCACATTAACTGAACGCGGCGAATCTTTTTATAATCCATTACTACCAACAGTTGTAGAAGATTTAGAAAAATCCGGTTTATTAGTTGAGAATGAAGGGGCAAAATGTGTCTTTTTAGATGGTTTCAAAAATAGAGAAGGCGAACCTTTACCCTTAATTGTCAAGAAATCTGATGGTGGTTATAACTATGCCACAACAGATTTAGCTGCATTACGTTACCGGATTCAAAAAGACGAAGCAAAACGCATTATTTATGTTACCGATGCGGGACAAGCAAATCATTTTGCCCAATTCATCCAAGTAGCACGTAAAGCTGGCTGGATTCCTGATAATGTGGAACTAGTTCACGTTCCATTTGGTTTGGTATTAGGAGAAGATGGGAAGAAATTTAAAACCCGTTCTGGTGATACTGTACGTTTACGTGATTTGTTAGATGAAGCGATTTCTCGGGAACGTGCAGATTTAGAGACTAGATTAAAGGAAGAAGAACGGCAAGAAACTCCAGAGTTTATCGATAAAGTTGCCCAGGTAGTTGGTATTAGTGCAGTTAAGTACGCCGACTTAAGCCAGAACCGCACCAGTAACTATATTTTTAGTTACGATAAAATGCTAGATTTAAAAGGCAATACTGCCCCCTATATGTTGTATGCTTATGCCCGGATTCAAGGTATTAGCCGCAAGGGGGAAATTGACTTTGCTCAGTTGGGAGATAATGCCAAAGTCATATTACAACATGAAACTGAATTTGCCTTAGCTAAATACTTACTGCAACTAGGTGAAATTATTAGCACTGTAGAGGAAGATTTACTTCCTAATCGCTTGTGTGAATATCTATATGAGTTAAGTAAAAAATTCAACGTTTTTTACGATCGCAATCAAGGTGTTCCTGTATTAAATGCCGAGGAACCAATGCGGACATCTCGTTTAGTTCTGTGCGATTTGACAGCGAGAACCTTGAAATTAGGCTTGTCATTGTTAGGTATTGAGGTGTTAGAGAGGATGTAA
- a CDS encoding EAL domain-containing protein gives MPGNEWEKIRHILVVQDLQGQRTIPLQEATYSIGRHNSNAIVIYSRSVSRQHAILLRVTIPGTDQCSFRIIDGNFKGQGSTNGLFVNGTRCYSHNLQHGDVITFGSNQTQAKYYAVSNISEKAFFATAEADDLSVFLSDQSQAGNPFQTLVVDIEFEGASENALARLASFPELIPNPIIETDLEGKVTYLNPAAALKFPDLRELGRDHPLLKEILNVTGKPKINPFVREVIVGEAVFEQSVHHLLESDLIRTYITRDITEQKQAEIELLQRDRLLQAVAEATNCLVVEMNYETAIGKALAVVGEAARADRAYLFKNHAHNSTGAAVSLQFEWYLPHLSSIRLHWQNQSYQSAGLSRWYSILYSGHSINELTRELPAAERELLRRDGVQSLLLVPLHLEGQFWGFLGLADCSQERYWSKHEESTLLTMAASISGAWQRRQVEDKIRYQALHDLLTGLPNRLLFNELLAKAIANALRRQDSLAVMFLDLDRFKVINDTLGHSLGDRLLQQVARRLRDCLRSGDTVSRWGGDEFTILLPRIKYLEEVTQTACRLLKALEDVFYLDGHELYVSASLGIALLDEHSPDAEALIKHADAALYHAKDAGRNNYKYYTTSLSGKTPEILILEKSLRHALENQELTIYYQPRVNILTGQITGMEALLRWQHPQMGLVAPSVFIPIAEETGLIIPIGEWVLRMACVQCRSWQKAGLPPLKMAVNLSPKQFRQPNLLEIVSQILTQTELAPEFLELEITESTAIEDLGFTRGVLEKLQQMGVDIAIDDFGTGHSSLSRLQLLPLHNLKIDGSFIKSLTTDVRVAHIVKAIVALGRSLGLKLTAEGVEKQEELDFLKSISCEDVQGYLFYKPLSAEKATEVLQGKDRENS, from the coding sequence ATGCCAGGCAATGAGTGGGAAAAAATCCGTCATATCCTAGTTGTCCAAGACTTGCAAGGACAGCGTACAATACCATTGCAAGAGGCTACTTATTCTATTGGAAGGCATAACAGTAATGCTATTGTGATTTATAGCCGCTCAGTATCAAGACAACATGCCATTTTATTGCGGGTAACTATTCCCGGAACTGACCAATGTAGCTTTCGGATTATCGATGGTAATTTCAAAGGACAAGGAAGCACTAATGGCTTATTTGTCAACGGAACTAGATGTTATTCCCATAATCTCCAGCACGGGGATGTGATTACCTTTGGCAGCAATCAAACTCAGGCTAAATATTATGCTGTTTCCAACATTTCTGAAAAAGCTTTCTTCGCCACTGCTGAAGCTGATGATTTGTCAGTTTTTTTATCTGATCAATCCCAAGCAGGTAATCCTTTTCAAACTCTAGTTGTTGATATTGAGTTTGAAGGTGCTAGTGAGAATGCCTTAGCACGTTTAGCATCGTTTCCAGAACTGATTCCTAACCCAATTATTGAAACAGATTTAGAGGGAAAAGTCACTTATCTCAATCCAGCCGCAGCTTTGAAGTTCCCTGATTTGCGAGAACTTGGGAGAGATCATCCTCTTTTAAAAGAAATTCTTAATGTTACTGGAAAGCCGAAAATTAATCCTTTTGTCCGTGAAGTGATTGTTGGTGAGGCAGTTTTTGAACAATCAGTTCATCATTTATTAGAAAGTGATTTAATTAGAACTTATATTACTCGAGATATTACAGAGCAAAAACAAGCAGAAATCGAACTACTTCAGCGCGATCGCCTGTTGCAAGCAGTAGCAGAAGCTACTAATTGCTTAGTGGTGGAAATGAATTATGAAACCGCTATTGGCAAGGCTTTAGCTGTGGTGGGTGAAGCTGCTAGGGCTGATCGTGCTTATTTATTTAAAAATCATGCTCACAATAGTACAGGCGCAGCAGTTAGCTTGCAATTTGAATGGTATCTCCCCCATCTTTCATCTATTCGCCTACACTGGCAGAATCAATCTTACCAGTCTGCGGGATTATCACGGTGGTATAGTATTTTATATAGTGGTCACTCAATCAATGAACTGACGCGAGAATTACCTGCTGCCGAACGCGAACTTCTGAGACGAGATGGCGTTCAATCATTATTGTTAGTCCCCCTGCATTTAGAAGGTCAATTTTGGGGATTCTTAGGTCTAGCTGATTGTAGTCAAGAACGTTACTGGTCAAAACATGAAGAATCTACGCTGTTGACAATGGCAGCTAGTATCAGTGGTGCTTGGCAACGCCGACAAGTAGAAGACAAAATTCGCTACCAAGCACTGCATGATTTACTGACGGGATTACCTAATCGTTTATTATTTAATGAATTACTTGCTAAAGCTATCGCCAATGCGTTACGCCGTCAAGATAGTTTAGCCGTGATGTTTCTTGACCTAGACCGCTTCAAAGTGATTAATGATACCCTTGGTCATAGTTTAGGCGATCGCTTATTACAACAGGTGGCGCGAAGATTACGAGACTGTTTGCGGAGTGGAGACACGGTTTCTCGTTGGGGAGGTGATGAATTTACCATCCTTTTGCCGCGAATTAAATATTTAGAAGAAGTTACCCAGACAGCTTGTAGGCTTTTAAAAGCTTTAGAAGATGTTTTTTATTTAGATGGTCATGAACTATATGTCAGCGCTAGTTTAGGCATTGCCTTGTTGGATGAACATAGTCCTGATGCGGAAGCTTTGATTAAACACGCCGACGCTGCTTTATACCACGCCAAAGATGCAGGCAGAAACAACTATAAATACTACACTACTAGCTTAAGTGGCAAAACTCCCGAAATATTGATTTTAGAAAAGAGCTTGCGTCATGCCTTAGAAAACCAAGAATTAACAATATACTATCAGCCCCGTGTCAATATCCTCACCGGACAAATTACTGGCATGGAAGCATTGTTACGCTGGCAGCATCCTCAGATGGGGTTAGTAGCACCGAGTGTGTTTATTCCTATTGCTGAGGAAACTGGACTAATAATACCTATTGGTGAATGGGTATTGCGAATGGCCTGTGTGCAGTGTCGTAGTTGGCAAAAAGCAGGACTACCACCGTTGAAGATGGCTGTGAATCTTTCTCCCAAACAGTTTCGCCAACCTAATCTATTGGAAATTGTCTCGCAAATTTTAACCCAGACAGAATTAGCACCTGAGTTTTTAGAGTTAGAAATTACAGAAAGTACAGCAATTGAAGACTTGGGATTTACCAGGGGTGTGTTAGAAAAATTGCAACAGATGGGTGTTGATATTGCTATCGATGACTTTGGTACTGGTCATTCTTCCCTATCAAGATTACAACTTTTACCACTCCACAATCTTAAAATTGATGGGTCTTTCATCAAATCGTTAACCACAGATGTTAGAGTAGCACACATCGTCAAGGCGATCGTGGCCTTGGGCAGAAGTTTGGGTTTAAAGCTAACTGCTGAAGGGGTAGAAAAACAAGAAGAACTTGATTTTTTAAAGTCTATTAGCTGTGAGGATGTTCAAGGATATTTGTTCTACAAACCTCTTTCTGCGGAGAAAGCTACAGAAGTTCTTCAGGGTAAAGATAGAGAAAATTCTTAA
- a CDS encoding ShlB/FhaC/HecB family hemolysin secretion/activation protein — protein MIYRHPKLAVSWLSLSIFLLLNSIDVQPVKAQAVNQTQQLPQPQDIQPPTPPPLPSPEPPQQLPPPAELLEPPSGDINPQQPTPTDTPQTIIVQRFEVVGSTVFSQEELAQATAEFTQRPITLAELFQARSKITELYVRRGYITSGAYIPPQTIQSGVIKIQVVEGRLEDIQITGNRRLNPSYVRSRLAIATQPPLNREKLLEALQLLQLNPLIQNLSAELSAGSRPGTSVLQVQIAEAKTRNVQLAVDNGRSPGVGSFRRRIQVSEANLLGLGDSLSAGYSNTDGSNTFDTSYTLPFNPRNGTLGFSFGTSSSRVIEKPFNTLDIDSSSRYYEITYRQPLVQSPTQELAIGLTASRRESEISSSVLTEFRVPLNELSPGADEQGRTRISALRFFQEWTTRNSREVFAVRSQFNLGIGALNATVNAQEPDSRFFSWQGQAQWARLLAPETLLIVKANTQIASTRLLSLEQFGLGGLDSVRGYRQDYLLTDNGAFASAEVQIPVLRLSQNSGLLQVTPFVDFGVAWNNQRENPDPNALAAVGLGLRWSSGDRFTARLDWGIPLISVDSEARTWQENGLYFSLIYNNPF, from the coding sequence ATGATTTATCGCCACCCAAAGCTTGCAGTGTCTTGGTTGTCGTTGAGTATCTTTTTATTACTCAACAGTATAGATGTTCAACCAGTGAAGGCTCAAGCTGTAAATCAGACGCAACAACTGCCACAGCCTCAAGATATCCAACCACCTACACCCCCTCCTTTACCTTCTCCTGAACCACCACAGCAACTACCACCACCAGCAGAGTTACTCGAACCGCCTTCAGGAGATATCAACCCACAGCAACCAACACCAACAGATACACCTCAAACTATCATAGTGCAAAGGTTTGAGGTTGTTGGTAGTACAGTGTTTAGTCAAGAAGAGTTAGCCCAGGCTACGGCTGAGTTTACTCAAAGACCAATTACTTTAGCGGAATTGTTTCAGGCTCGGTCTAAAATTACTGAACTATATGTTAGAAGGGGTTATATTACTTCTGGTGCTTATATTCCACCCCAAACTATTCAATCTGGTGTGATTAAAATTCAGGTGGTGGAAGGTAGGTTAGAAGATATTCAAATTACTGGGAATCGACGACTCAACCCTAGTTATGTACGTAGTCGCTTGGCGATCGCCACACAACCACCCCTCAACCGCGAGAAGTTGCTAGAAGCACTACAGCTACTGCAACTCAATCCTTTAATCCAAAACCTCTCAGCCGAATTATCAGCCGGTTCTCGTCCAGGTACTAGTGTATTACAAGTACAAATTGCCGAAGCGAAAACCCGCAATGTTCAGTTAGCTGTTGATAATGGGCGATCGCCCGGAGTGGGTAGTTTTCGTCGTCGGATTCAAGTCAGTGAAGCCAATTTGCTGGGTTTGGGTGATAGTCTCAGTGCAGGTTATAGCAATACTGATGGCAGTAATACTTTTGATACGAGCTATACTTTACCATTTAATCCTCGTAATGGTACGCTTGGTTTTAGCTTTGGCACTTCCTCTAGTCGTGTAATTGAAAAACCTTTTAACACTCTTGATATCGATTCTTCTTCTCGGTACTATGAAATTACCTACCGTCAACCACTGGTTCAATCTCCTACGCAAGAATTGGCGATTGGTTTGACAGCTTCTCGTCGAGAAAGTGAAATATCTTCCTCGGTGCTGACAGAATTTCGTGTACCTCTCAATGAACTTTCCCCTGGTGCTGATGAACAGGGACGGACTCGCATATCTGCATTACGCTTTTTTCAAGAATGGACTACTCGTAACAGTCGAGAAGTTTTTGCAGTGCGATCGCAATTTAATCTGGGTATAGGTGCATTAAATGCCACTGTTAATGCCCAAGAACCCGATAGCCGCTTCTTTTCTTGGCAGGGACAAGCGCAATGGGCGCGTCTTTTAGCTCCAGAAACTTTATTAATCGTCAAAGCTAATACGCAGATAGCGTCTACAAGGCTTCTATCTTTGGAACAATTTGGTTTGGGTGGTTTAGATAGTGTTAGAGGATATCGACAAGATTATCTGTTAACAGACAATGGTGCTTTTGCCTCGGCTGAGGTGCAAATCCCGGTTCTGCGTTTATCCCAAAACAGTGGGCTATTGCAAGTCACTCCTTTTGTAGATTTTGGCGTAGCTTGGAATAATCAACGAGAAAATCCTGACCCTAACGCCTTAGCGGCTGTTGGTTTAGGTTTACGCTGGTCAAGTGGCGATCGCTTTACCGCCCGGCTTGACTGGGGGATTCCGCTTATATCCGTAGATTCAGAAGCCAGAACATGGCAAGAGAATGGACTATATTTTTCCCTAATTTATAATAATCCTTTTTAA